Proteins from a single region of Oreochromis niloticus isolate F11D_XX linkage group LG7, O_niloticus_UMD_NMBU, whole genome shotgun sequence:
- the rxfp3 gene encoding relaxin-3 receptor 1, which yields MSGEFSDTAYEGSAGIVYAASFNLSYVFNTTNSSYEDYLHLSDSEKADSVGDGAAVVRIIISVIYSLVCALGLVGNLLVLYLMKSKHVWKKSSINLFVTSLAVTDFQFVLTLPFWAVENALDFTWLFGKAMCKIVSYVTAMNMYASVFFLTAMSVARYWSLASALKGRRRRAHYCSARSITVIIWVSAVSAALPHAVFSTTVTVSNEDLCLVKFPETNGSAQFWLALYHSQKVLLGFVVPLGIISACYLLLLRFITSKNINTSSAKRRAKVTKSVTIVVLSFFLCWLPNQALTAWGILVKLNVVHFSYEYYTMQVYVFPVSVCLAHSNSCLNPILYCLMRREFRKALKKLFWRMTSPTLTTLRPITATTKPEADEQGQVLVPVCAPEEPAVVFYPPGEVIYNDRRDLPQNSA from the coding sequence atgtctggAGAATTTAGCGACACTGCTTATGAAGGCTCGGCAGGGATCGTCTATGCTGCTTCCTTTAACTTGAGCTATGTTTTCAACACGACCAATAGCTCGTACGAGGACTACCTCCACCTGTCAGACTCTGAGAAAGCTGACTCTGTGGGAGATGGAGCCGCTGTTGTCAGGATTATCATCTCGGTCATTTACTCTCTGGTTTGTGCGCTGGGTCTGGTTGGAAACCTGCTGGTCTTGTACTTAATGAAGTCTAAACATGTGTGGAAAAAATCTTCCATCAACCTTTTCGTAACTAGTTTGGCGGTGACTGACTTCCAGTTCGTCCTGACTCTGCCCTTCTGGGCTGTGGAAAACGCGCTGGACTTCACTTGGCTTTTCGGCAAAGCGATGTGCAAGATAGTGTCCTATGTGACGGCAATGAACATGTACGCCAGCGTTTTTTTCCTGACCGCCATGAGCGTGGCGAGGTACTGGTCACTCGCGTCTGCCCTGAAAGGCAGGCGGAGGCGGGCTCACTACTGCTCTGCGCGGTCCATCACCGTTATTATCTGGGTTTCCGCCGTCTCGGCCGCTCTGCCGCACGCGGTTTTCTCCACGACGGTGACAGTTTCCAACGAGGACCTGTGCCTCGTCAAATTCCCGGAAACCAACGGATCGGCGCAGTTCTGGCTCGCGCTCTATCACTCTCAAAAAGTGCTGCTCGGCTTCGTGGTGCCTCTGGGCATCATCTCAGCCTGCTACCTGCTCCTTTTGCGCTTCATCACCTCCAAAAACATCAACACCTCGAGCGCCAAGCGACGCGCCAAAGTCACAAAGTCCGTCACAATAGTGGTCTTGTCCTTCTTTCTTTGCTGGCTGCCCAACCAGGCGCTCACAGCCTGGGGCATCCTCGTGAAACTCAACGTGGTTCACTTCAGTTATGAGTACTACACCATGCAAGTGTACGTGTTCCCCGTGTCCGTGTGCCTTGCGCACTCCAACAGCTGCCTGAATCCCATCCTGTACTGTCTGATGAGGCGGGAGTTCAGAAAAGCGCTGAAAAAACTCTTCTGGCGGATGACATCACCGACTCTGACCACCTTAAGACCGATCACAGCCACCACAAAGCCGGAGGCGGACGAGCAAGGGCAGGTCTTGGTCCCCGTGTGCGCACCCGAGGAGCCCGCGGTGGTGTTTTATCCTCCTGGGGAAGTGATTTACAATGACAGGCGAGACCTACCCCAGAACAGCGCTTAA
- the btc gene encoding probetacellulin isoform X1 has product MAKVYRRYVGIVIALALCKYCLAEWNATDVPPTGTVSDCHLHGNRDNCTDTIDTGQSNGHFSKCPEELEHYCIHGECRYIKDQDAPSCRCQIGFIGSRCEYLNLEGQKQVKQGIIIACAIAGLVLLILLVVFIFICSRRRRRLQSNRRREEPRNGTEKLGMMMDSNATGSTLKPDSAEQALTNSV; this is encoded by the exons ATGGCCAAAGTGTACAGACGCTATGTAGGAATAGTAATAG CTCTGGCCTTATGCAAATACTGCCTGGCAGAGTGGAATGCCACAGACGTGCCTCCCACTGGAACTGTGTCCGACTGTCATCTCCATGGCAACAGAGACAATTGCACAG ACACTATAGATACTGGACAGTCGAATGGGCACTTCTCAAAATGCCCAGAGGAACTTGAGCATTACTGCATCCATGGGGAGTGTCGTTACATTAAGGACCAGGATGCACCATCCTGCAG GTGTCAGATCGGTTTCATTGGTTCCAGGTGTGAGTACCTAAACCTGGAGGGGCAGAAACAAGTCAAACAAGGAATCATAATTGCCTGTGCCATCGCAGGGCTTGTGCTATTAATTCTTCTTGTTGTTTTCATCTTCATCTGTTCACG TCGCAGGAGGAGATTGCAAAGCAACAGACGAAGGGAGGAACCACGGAATGGGACGGAGAAGCTTGGCATGATGATGGACAGCAATGCAACAGGCTCAACTTTAAAGCCCGACTCAGCAGAGCAAGCCCTCACAAATTCTGTATGA